Within the Pseudomonas orientalis genome, the region GCCGTTGGCCCTTGCGACGTTGATCGCGCTGCGTCACCGCTGGGCGCAGCGCTGGGTCAATGATGATGCGCAGTTGCTGATACGCCTCGGCGCGTGCGGCTTGATGATTTTGCTCGGCCTGTCAGTACCGCACTTCAAGCGTGCCTATTACATCCTGCCCATGGTGCCGATGTTTGCTGCTGTGGCGGCCTACGGGCTGCTTGAGGCGCAAGGCTGGCTCGTTGGCGTGCGCCGCTGCTACGAGGGGCTCGTCGTCGCGCTGCCGGCGCTGTGCGTGGTGGTGCTGTTTGCGTGTCGGTATGCCTGGCACAAGCACGGCTATTGGCCTGATGTTTCGATGCCGCTATTGATCGGCGCGCTCGTACTGATGCAAGTGGCGGCGCTGGTGGCGTGGCGTCGGGCCGGGCGGTTGGTGTGGCTGAGCACTATCGCCCTGGCGGCGCAGTGGTTGCTGCTGGTCACCGTCATCGAGCCGGCCAAGGATCTTCAGTTCGATACGCGGGAGTTTGTCAGCCAGGTGGAGGCGTTGCGGGATGCGCAGCCGGGCCCTCTGGTATTTGTCGACCTGGGCCGGGACACCTGGGCGGTGCGCTATGTGATGAACCTGGACCACGATGAACAGCCGTTTTTCGTCGGGCGTAACGAGCTGGAAAAGCTCGCCACATTGCCCCGGCCATCCTGGGTGATTGTGGCGCGCAAGGACGCGGCGCTGTTGAAGGGCTCGCCGGTCGAGCCGTTGGCGCCGAGCTTTCAGGGGCGGTTGAATGACAATGCGTTGATGGTGTTTTTGCTCAACTGAGATGGCTCTTTGGAAAGCACTTATTTACAACGAAACCCCTCCGGCATCGTAACCGTGTAATTACGCTGCACCCGATCCTGGAAATTCAGATTGCGCAGCCCCTGTTCCACCAAAAAGGCTTCCACCTTCTCGGCCTGGCAGTCGTCGTTGTAGGACGACGCCCGCAGCACGTACACCGCGCGCTTGCTCGCCTCATCCCGGGCGGTGGCCCTGAACGTGGTGAGGGTGGTGTAACCGGTGCGCTCAGAGGTGCCTACGGGGCCGTAGGTGGTGTTTGGGGTGCTGGTGCAGGTCAGCTGGTCGGTTTTCTTTTTGTTCTTCTTGCACTGCGTGGTGGTGCTGTTTGCCACCTGGCCGTATTCGGTGGCGGTATAGCGGTAGGTGACCTGCTTGCTGTCGACGTCCAGGGTGACGGTCATTTTGATCGGTGCATGGTCTTTGGGCAGGGTGGTGTCGGTGAAGACATTGCGAAAGCCCTGGTCTTTCATGGCGCTGACCATGTCGCGCAGGTAGTAGCGGGCGTTGAGCGCGTTTTCGTCGCTGCCGCCGGTGGACGTCACCAGTACGGTGGCCTGGCGGTCGAAGTGGTAGTCGGGGTCAGGCGTTGCGTTGATTGCTACGTCCATTTGCGTGGCGCATCCACTGAGCATTGCGGTCAGTAGCAAGAGCGTGCAGAGCAAGAAGCGGGTCATGGAAAAAACCTTACAACTGGGAATTGGGTAAAGGCTGGACGATTGAGTCCAGCGAAAAACAACCCTCAATCGTGCTGCTGCGACATCGTGACCGCACGCAGCCGGCCGCCATTAAATCGCAGGCAATAAAAAACCCCAAGGAACACATTGTTCCTTGGGGTTTCTCGGTATTTTGGTGCCCAGAGACGGAATCGAACCGCCGACACGGGGATTTTCAATCCCCTGCTCTACCGACTGAGCTATCTGGGCAACGGGGCGCATTAAACGGGTTTTTCAGGGGGTCGTCAAGCAAGTTTTCAAAAAATATTTAATTATTACCGTCGCTTACGTGCAGACCCCGGTTTTTGATCAATTATTGAGCAGGTGGTACGTAGCCGTCGGCCTTGGCGTAATCCTCGCCGGAAAAGAACTTGTCCATTTCGCCCTGCAGGTATTTGCGGTCTTCGGCGTTCATCATGTTCAAGCGTTTTTCGTTGATGAGCAGGGTCTGGTGTTTTTGCCAGTCGGCCCACGCCTTGGCGGAGACGTTATCGTAGATGTCCTGGCCTTTGGCACCCGGAAAAGGGGCGCGTTCGAGGGCGGGCAGTTCTTCGTGGTACTTGCGGCACATGATGGTGCGGGTCATGACGACTCTCCTGCGTTCAATACTTCAGCCGCGCGCTTCAGCAGTTTTTTCACCGGGGCGGCAAGGCCCAGGCGCGGTGGGGTGGCGAGGTTATACCAGAGCCAGTCGGCCTCGGCCACGTGATGGGCGCTTTCCTCGACCTGGACCAGCCAGGGTTCGATGGCCAGCTGGAAGTGGCTGAAGGTGTGGATCAGCCCCGGCAGTTCCTGATGTTTGCCCAAGGCCAGCGCGTGCTGGTTGGCCAGATGATCCAGGTCTTCCAGGTCGTCCAGCTCCGGCAGGCTCCATAAACCGCCCCACAGGCCCGTGGAGGGACGACGGTAAAGCAGGATCGCGCCTTCGGCATTGGCGAGCATCGGCATCAGCGTGCGCTTCTGGGGGATGGTCTTGCGTGGCTTGGGGATCGGGTAGCGTGTCTCCAGGCCAAGCATGTGGGCTTCGCAGCCTTTTTCCAGCGGGCAGAGCAGGCAGCTGGGTTTGCTGCGGGTACAGAGTGTGGCGCCCATGTCCATCATCGCCTGGGTGTAGGCGTTGACGCGGTCGTGTGGCGTAAAGCGCTCTGCGGTCGCCCACAGCTGCTTGGCGACCTTGGGTTCGCCCGGGTAGCCCTCTTGCGCGGTAAAGCGTGCCAGCACGCGCTTGACGTTGCCGTCGAGGATCGGCGCGCGCAGTCCCATGCTCAGGCTGGCAATTGCGCCGGCAGTGGACAGGCCGATGCCGGGCAGCTCGGTAAGTTTTTCGACATCCCTGGGAAACTCGCCGCCGTATTCGGCGACCACGATCTTTGCAGTCTTTTGCAGGTTGCGCGCCCGGGTGTAGTAACCCAGGCCGGTCCACAGGTGCAGCACTTCGTCTTCCGGCGCGGCGGCCAGCGCCTGGACCGTCGGCAAGGACGCCATGAACCGGTCGAAGTAATTGAGCACGGTGCTGACCTGGGTCTGTTGCAGCATGATCTCCGACACCCACACCCGATACGGCGTGATGCCCTGTTGCCAGGGCAGGTCGTGGCGACCGTGGCGGTCGTACCAGTCCAGCACCGCCTGTGAAAACTGCTCGTTTCTCATCGGTTGAACAGGCCTTTCAATGCGTCTTTGAGCTTGGGGTTGACCTTGTCGAGCTTCTCTTCGAGTTTCTCGTTGAGACGATTGCCCGCCGCTTTGATGGCGACCTGGCCGAGGCCGTCCTTGTCCAGGCGACAGGCCTTGGCGCCCAGTTCCAGCGGGCCACGGCAACGCAGCGGCACTTCGATACCCTGGAAGTTTGCGCCGACCTGGCAGGCCGGGTCCGGCACGTCGCGCTGGTCGCCTTCGACGATGATGCCCACCCGGTAGTCCATGCCCAATACGCGCAGGTCGACATCGCCATTGCCGTTGAGGGTCAGCCCCGGAATGCGCACTTTCAGGTCAGGGTTGCTGGCCACGCCGTTGCGTAACGTCAGGTTGCCGCGCAGTTCCTGGAAGGGCGTGTCTTTGCCTTGCGGCGTGGTGCTCAGGGTTTTGCGGTTGAGCAGGGCGATACCGGTACACAGTTGTTGCTCGATGTTGGCGTTGAGCAGCACACCGTTGTTGATGACGATGCCGGCGGTGCCGTTGAGGCTGTCGATCAAGGCCTTCTGGCTGTTGCCACGCCCGGTCAGGTTGCTGTCCAGGGTGACCAGGCCTTTGACTGGTGGGGTTTTCCCCTGGGCCTGCAGGATTTTTTCTACCGGTACCTGCTTGATATGGGTTTGCAGCGCCAGGAGCGGGGTGTCCTGGCGTACATCGAGGGTGCCGTTGGCCTGGAACGTGCCGTTGTAGAGGCCACCGCTCAGCGCGTCGAGGCTGAGCTGGCCATCGATGCCCGAGGCTTTCAGTACCGCGTTCTGGATCGGCAGCTGGCTCAAGGTGAGTTGGCCGAACGCAAGGTCCGCGTTGATATCCAGGCTGCGCAGGCGGGTCAGCGGCAGCAGTTTGTCACTGCTCCAGGCGGCTTTGGTCGGCGCTTCCGGCAGTGGGCTGTTACCGCCGGCGGCCATTGCACCGGCCTCGCTGCTTTGCACTTCGGCCTGGCGTGCGGCCGCCGTGCCTTTGGCGGCTTCGGATTTGGCCGGCAGGTAATTGTCGGCATTGAACGTGTCGCCCTTGAGCTGCACGCGCAGTGACTGCTTGGCGAAATCATCCACGGCAACGCGACCGGTGAAGGTGCCGCCATCGAGTTTCAGGTTCAGGTCCTCCAGCGCGACATTGGTCGGCGTGCCTTTGAGGCGGCTGACCAATTCGACTTTGCTCAGGCTGCCCGGTGCCATGGCCGGCAGAGGGTGGCCGACGCTTTCGAGAAACTTGGCCAGGTCAAACTGCGCGACCGACAGCGCGCCGCTGATCTGCGGGGTGTTGCTCAGGTCAGTGGCCCGCAGTTCGCCCAGTGCGCGCAATTGGTTGGCCGAGAGTTTCAGGTTGGTCCATTCGGCGATGTTGGCGGCAAGATCGACCAGCAATTGACCCTGGGTGGAGAAGGTCAGCGTCTTGCCCTGCAAGGGTTCGCCAGTGGCTTCGCCGCTCAGGCGCATGTCTTCGAACTGGTAGCGCTTGAGGGCGCGCTGGATGCGCAAGTTGCCGTTCAGCTCGGTCTTGAGGCGCATCACCGGCTGGTTGCTGCCCAGGAAAGCTGTGAGTTTCAGCGGAATGTTGGCGCCTTCGTGGATGGCGCCGGCACTGAGCTGGATGCTTTCGGCGCTCAATTGCTTGCCGGTCTGTTCATCGTTGTATTCAACGCGGGCGTTGTTGATGGTCAGGCTGTCGATGTCCAGGCGGATCGGCTGCGGCGGTTTTTCCGGCTTGGCTTCAGCCACCGGTTCGGCCGGCGCCGGGGTGGCGGCACCCGGGGTTTCGTCGGGCAGGTTCTTGCCGATGTCTTCCCAGTTGCCGTGGCCGTTCTTGTCGCGGTTCAGGCGCAGGTTCAGGCCTTCGACCCGCACATCGCTCATCTGCACTTCGCGGCGCAGCAGCGGCAGCACACGTACCGACAGGCCGAGCATCTGCAGGTCGGCAAACGGTTGGGTCGGATTGGTCAGGGTTGCCACGCCGGCTTCGTGCAACTCCAGGCCCAGCCAGGGGAACAGGCTCCAGCCGATGTCGCCATTGAGCGTCAGCTCGATGTGGGCCTTGTCGCGGGCTATCTGGCGAATTTCTTCTTTGTAGTCGTTGGGATCGAAGAGATGGGTCAGGGCAAAGCCGAGAGCCACAATGATCAGCAACAGCCCGAGAAATACCAGACCCAGGATTTTGCCGAACGCTTTCATGGGCGAGTCCTTGTATGTCGATTTCAAAATTTAGCCGCAGAGTATAACGCCCGAAGGCCTGCATCAGTTCGTGGATCGTTACATTGTATCTACGACCAGCGAAACGGGATTTTGGCGTCAAATAAAACAGATAGGTTGAAAAAAGTGATGTCAATTTGGTTTTTCTCGTATCTGCAGGTGCTAATCTCTGCGCGTTCGTCCGCCTTCTGCGACGTATCGTCGCGCCAAAATGGAGCTTCACTCACAAAAACGGCCACGCATTGCGTGCAAGGCCGAGGGGAAGCGCGCCTGACGGATGCATACCAATAACTGGGGGAAACACCAATGAGCACTAGCACTGCGGCCGGTACCAATGCCGCACCGCCTGCGTTCCTGTCCAAGGAGCGCATTATCGCCAAGCCCGGCTTCAACCGCTGGCTGGTTCCACCGGCCGCGCTGGCCATACATCTGTGCATCGGCATGGCCTACGGCTTCTCGGTGTTCTGGCTGCCGCTGTCCAAGGCGCTGGGCATCACTGCGCCGGTGGCCTGCGCGCCGGACATGAGCTTTATCGCCCAGGTCTTCTCGTCCCAATGCGACTGGCCCATCTCCATGCTGGGCTGGATCTACACCCTGTTCTTCATCTTCCTGGGCTGCTCGGCAGCAATCTGGGGCGGCTGGCTGGAACATGCCGGGCCACGCAAGGCCGGTGTTGTCTCGGCGTTGTGCTGGTGCGGCGGCCTGCTGATCTCGGCGTTGGGTATCTATACCCACCAGATCTGGCTGATGTGGATCGGCTCCGGGGTCATCGGCGGTATCGGCCTGGGCCTGGGCTATATCTCGCCCGTATCGACCCTGATCAAGTGGTTCCCGGACAAGCGCGGCATGGCGACCGGCATGGCGATCATGGGCTTCGGCGGCGGCGCGATGGTCGGTGCACCGCTGGCGGCAGCACTGATGGGCCACTTCGCCTCGCCGACCAGCGTGGGCGTATGGCAGAGCTTCCTGGTGATGGCTGCGATCTACTTCGTGTTCATGATCGGCGGCGCCTTGTCCTATCGCGTTCCGCCGACCGGCTGGAAGCCTGAGGGCTGGACCGCGCCGGCGAAAAAAGCCAGCAACGCGATGATCACTCACCGTCATGTGCATGTGAACGTGGCGTGGAAAACCCCGCAATTCCGTCTGGTATGGCTGGTGCTGTGCCTGAACGTGTCGGCCGGTATCGGCATCCTCGGCATGGCTTCGCCGCTGCTGCAGGAAGTGTTCGGCGGCAAGTTGCTGGGTGTGGATGTGCCGTTTGGTCAACTGGATGCCGGGCAACTCGCATCGATCGCTGCCATCGCCGCAGGCTTCACCGGCCTGTTGAGCCTGTTCAACATCGGTGGCCGGTTCTTCTGGGCGTCGTTCTCCGATTACCTGGGGCGTAAAAATACCTACTTCGTGTTCTTCGCCCTGGGCTTTGCCCTGTACGCGCTGATCCCGAACCTGGGGCACCTGGGCAACGTGGCGCTGTTCGTCGCGGCGTTCTGCATCATCCTGTCGATGTACGGCGGTGGTTTTGCCACGGTCCCGGCTTACCTGGCCGACCTGTTCGGTACGCAAATGGTCGGCGCCATCCATGGTCGCCTGCTGACCGCCTGGGCCGCTGCCGGCGTATTGGGCCCCGTACTGGTGAACTACCTGCGTGAATATCAGTTGAGCATCGGCGTCGAGCGCGCTGCGGCCTATGACATCACCTTGTACATCCTCGCAGGCCTGCTGGTGCTGGGCTTTATCTGCAACCTGCTGGTGCGTCCGGTGGCCGACAAATACTTCATGACCGACGCCGAACTGGCCGCCGAGCAGGCGCTGGGGCATGACAAAGGCGCTGATGCCAGCACCGTGCTGGAGTGGAAAGCCTCCCCTGGCAGCAAGCCATTGGCGGTCGCCGCCTGGCTGGTGGTGGGCATTCCGTTGGCGTGGGGTGTGTGGGTGACCCTGCAGAAGACCGCAGTACTGTTCCACTAACACTGCAAAACCTTT harbors:
- a CDS encoding oxidative damage protection protein, yielding MTRTIMCRKYHEELPALERAPFPGAKGQDIYDNVSAKAWADWQKHQTLLINEKRLNMMNAEDRKYLQGEMDKFFSGEDYAKADGYVPPAQ
- the mutY gene encoding A/G-specific adenine glycosylase, encoding MRNEQFSQAVLDWYDRHGRHDLPWQQGITPYRVWVSEIMLQQTQVSTVLNYFDRFMASLPTVQALAAAPEDEVLHLWTGLGYYTRARNLQKTAKIVVAEYGGEFPRDVEKLTELPGIGLSTAGAIASLSMGLRAPILDGNVKRVLARFTAQEGYPGEPKVAKQLWATAERFTPHDRVNAYTQAMMDMGATLCTRSKPSCLLCPLEKGCEAHMLGLETRYPIPKPRKTIPQKRTLMPMLANAEGAILLYRRPSTGLWGGLWSLPELDDLEDLDHLANQHALALGKHQELPGLIHTFSHFQLAIEPWLVQVEESAHHVAEADWLWYNLATPPRLGLAAPVKKLLKRAAEVLNAGESS
- a CDS encoding AsmA family protein, coding for MKAFGKILGLVFLGLLLIIVALGFALTHLFDPNDYKEEIRQIARDKAHIELTLNGDIGWSLFPWLGLELHEAGVATLTNPTQPFADLQMLGLSVRVLPLLRREVQMSDVRVEGLNLRLNRDKNGHGNWEDIGKNLPDETPGAATPAPAEPVAEAKPEKPPQPIRLDIDSLTINNARVEYNDEQTGKQLSAESIQLSAGAIHEGANIPLKLTAFLGSNQPVMRLKTELNGNLRIQRALKRYQFEDMRLSGEATGEPLQGKTLTFSTQGQLLVDLAANIAEWTNLKLSANQLRALGELRATDLSNTPQISGALSVAQFDLAKFLESVGHPLPAMAPGSLSKVELVSRLKGTPTNVALEDLNLKLDGGTFTGRVAVDDFAKQSLRVQLKGDTFNADNYLPAKSEAAKGTAAARQAEVQSSEAGAMAAGGNSPLPEAPTKAAWSSDKLLPLTRLRSLDINADLAFGQLTLSQLPIQNAVLKASGIDGQLSLDALSGGLYNGTFQANGTLDVRQDTPLLALQTHIKQVPVEKILQAQGKTPPVKGLVTLDSNLTGRGNSQKALIDSLNGTAGIVINNGVLLNANIEQQLCTGIALLNRKTLSTTPQGKDTPFQELRGNLTLRNGVASNPDLKVRIPGLTLNGNGDVDLRVLGMDYRVGIIVEGDQRDVPDPACQVGANFQGIEVPLRCRGPLELGAKACRLDKDGLGQVAIKAAGNRLNEKLEEKLDKVNPKLKDALKGLFNR
- a CDS encoding OFA family MFS transporter, translating into MSTSTAAGTNAAPPAFLSKERIIAKPGFNRWLVPPAALAIHLCIGMAYGFSVFWLPLSKALGITAPVACAPDMSFIAQVFSSQCDWPISMLGWIYTLFFIFLGCSAAIWGGWLEHAGPRKAGVVSALCWCGGLLISALGIYTHQIWLMWIGSGVIGGIGLGLGYISPVSTLIKWFPDKRGMATGMAIMGFGGGAMVGAPLAAALMGHFASPTSVGVWQSFLVMAAIYFVFMIGGALSYRVPPTGWKPEGWTAPAKKASNAMITHRHVHVNVAWKTPQFRLVWLVLCLNVSAGIGILGMASPLLQEVFGGKLLGVDVPFGQLDAGQLASIAAIAAGFTGLLSLFNIGGRFFWASFSDYLGRKNTYFVFFALGFALYALIPNLGHLGNVALFVAAFCIILSMYGGGFATVPAYLADLFGTQMVGAIHGRLLTAWAAAGVLGPVLVNYLREYQLSIGVERAAAYDITLYILAGLLVLGFICNLLVRPVADKYFMTDAELAAEQALGHDKGADASTVLEWKASPGSKPLAVAAWLVVGIPLAWGVWVTLQKTAVLFH